ACGGATACGTGGCCGTCGACGGCGGCGAGGCCTGGCTCGAGAACGTGCACATCCAGGAGTACTCGCAGGGGACGTGGAACAACCACGCTCCTCGTCGCAAGCGCAAGCTGCTGCTGCACAAGGACGAGATCCTGCGGCTCGAGGCGAAGTCTCGCGAGAAGGGCTACACGATCGTGCCGCTCTCGCTCTACTTCCTCGACGGCCGTGCGAAGGTCGAGATCGCCCTCGCGCAGGGCAAGCGCGAGTACGACAAGCGTCAGGCCCTGCGTGAGCAGCAGGACAACCGTGAGGCGCAGCGCGCCATGCGCCAGCGCCAGAACCGGTGACGTGCGCGTGAGGTGAGTGACGCCGTCGTACGCCGTGGGCCGAGGAGGTGACGGCGTCCGGCGGGTGGACGTGCATCCGGCTGCCCGACGACGTAGCGTCGCAGGGTAGTCGTAGTCACCTTGCCGAGGAGGCCCCGTGGTCAAGCTCCGTCAGTACATCCCTCGCGTCGCAGCAGGCGCGTTCATCCTCAACTCCGGACTCTCCAAGCGGGGGGCCGACGAGGCCACCGCGCAGGGGATCCACGGGATGGCCGCCGGAACGTTCCCGTTCCTCGGCGACCAAGACCCCGTGCAGTTCACCAAGACGCTGTCCACGACCGAGATCGCCCTGGGCGCGGCCCTGCTCGTGCCGTTCGTCCCCACCGGCGTCGTCGCGCTCGGGCTCGGGACGTTCTCCGCGGGCCTCGTCGCGATGTACCTCAAGACTCCGGGGATGACCGAGAAGGAAGGGATCAGGCCGACCCCGCAGGGCATCGGGCTCGCGAAGGACGTCTTCCTGCTGGGCATCGCGGGCGGTCTGCTGGTCGACGCGCTGAGCCGCAAGAAGTAGGCGCGGAAATACGTTCGCCCGCGGTGGTGTTGATCCCGTAGGCTGGTACCACTGACCCGGTGTCGAACCGGACGGCCGCCTCGGCGGACGGACGCGTGGTGCTCGGTCGGTGATTGACAACTGCACAGGGGGTGATCGGTTTCGACGGTGGTCGTGCTTCGAGGAGAAGCGGGCCGAGGATGCAGACTTATCTCGTAAACGATGTCTGCAAACCAATAGGTGCCGATTCCAAGCGCACCGACTTCGCACTCGCCGCCTGAGCGAGTCTTCGAAGTCCGTCAGCCCGGGGTTGCTCTCGCCCCGGTTCCTGGCGTCAGACAGAGAGCCACTGCTTACGACGTTCGTCACCGGCGGCGTAGGGACTCTTAGATGACTGAGCCCGTCAGCACCTTGTCTGCGTGAGTGCTGGGGCCGAGAAAATCAACAGCAGACTGCGCCCGGAGAAGACCTGGATTTGCGTCACCGGACCGGGGTTCGATTCCCCGCACCTCCACCATGTCGCCTGCGGGCGGCGTATCACCCCAGTTGTCACGACGAAGGGCCGCCCCACCGGGGCGGCCCTTCGTCGTTCCGTGGTGCTACCAGCCGTCCGCCTGCCAGGCCGAGACCGCGTCGTCGCCGTCGAGCCACTCGACGCGCAGGGTGCGCTCGGCGAGCTCGAGGCGTCCGGCTTCCCAGGCGTCGATCTCCCGCCCCACGAGGCCGGCGACGGACCGGTCCCGGTCGTCGCTGAAGGTGTCCGCACGCTCGGG
This region of Oerskovia jenensis genomic DNA includes:
- the smpB gene encoding SsrA-binding protein SmpB, producing MAKETGRKIIASNRKARHDYLIVDVFEAGLVLSGTEVKALRQGRASLLDGYVAVDGGEAWLENVHIQEYSQGTWNNHAPRRKRKLLLHKDEILRLEAKSREKGYTIVPLSLYFLDGRAKVEIALAQGKREYDKRQALREQQDNREAQRAMRQRQNR